The following coding sequences are from one Primulina eburnea isolate SZY01 unplaced genomic scaffold, ASM2296580v1 ctg567_ERROPOS1600000+, whole genome shotgun sequence window:
- the LOC140821445 gene encoding ASI1-immunoprecipitated protein 1-like isoform X2 has product MDAEESYASFLEKVKRTIYIDNMSPAATDSVVKAAFNQFGNVLSVHFIPNYLDPKNVPQAALVEMENPKQAEDIIAEMEIYPFMILGMPRPVRARPAKLEMFGDRPRKPGRRILCQWIDSKNPDFEVVQKIKNLVKTHAAEASFLLMEQLKEEEKLAAQQNETLKANYRKFELIDGVHEDGTAKKLAHYYNC; this is encoded by the exons ATGGATGCCGAAGAAAGTTATGCTTCCTTCTTGGAAAAGGTGAAAAGGACTATATACATTGATAACATGTCACCAGCAGCAACCGACTCTGTCGTCAAAGCTGCTTTTAATCAGTTTGGTAATGTTTTAAGTGTTCATTTCATTCCAAACTACCTCGACCCCAAAAATGTTCCCCAAGCTGCATTAGTGGAAATGGAAAATCCAAAACAGGCTGAAGATATCATAGCGGAGATGGAAATTTACCCTTTCATGATATTGGGAATGCCAAGGCCGGTTAGAGCGCGGCCTGCTAAATTGGAGATGTTTGGTGATCGTCCCAGAAAACCGGGAAGGAGAATACTATGTCAGTGGATAGATTCTAAAAATCCTGATTTTGAGGTTGTTCAGAAAATCAAGAATCTTGTAAAGACTCATGCTGCAGAAGCATCATTCTTGCTGATG GAACAACTGAAAGAGGAAGAGAAGCTCGCAGCCCAACAGAATGAAACCTTGAAAGCAAATTATAGGAAGTTTGAATTGATAGATGGCGTCCATGAAGATGGAACAGCTAAAAAATTGGCTCATTATTAtaactgttag
- the LOC140821445 gene encoding ASI1-immunoprecipitated protein 1-like isoform X1: MDAEESYASFLEKVKRTIYIDNMSPAATDSVVKAAFNQFGNVLSVHFIPNYLDPKNVPQAALVEMENPKQAEDIIAEMEIYPFMILGMPRPVRARPAKLEMFGDRPRKPGRRILCQWIDSKNPDFEVVQKIKNLVKTHAAEASFLLMEQLKEEEKLAAQQNETLKANYRKFELIDGVHEDGTAKKLAHYYNMRTSDS, from the exons ATGGATGCCGAAGAAAGTTATGCTTCCTTCTTGGAAAAGGTGAAAAGGACTATATACATTGATAACATGTCACCAGCAGCAACCGACTCTGTCGTCAAAGCTGCTTTTAATCAGTTTGGTAATGTTTTAAGTGTTCATTTCATTCCAAACTACCTCGACCCCAAAAATGTTCCCCAAGCTGCATTAGTGGAAATGGAAAATCCAAAACAGGCTGAAGATATCATAGCGGAGATGGAAATTTACCCTTTCATGATATTGGGAATGCCAAGGCCGGTTAGAGCGCGGCCTGCTAAATTGGAGATGTTTGGTGATCGTCCCAGAAAACCGGGAAGGAGAATACTATGTCAGTGGATAGATTCTAAAAATCCTGATTTTGAGGTTGTTCAGAAAATCAAGAATCTTGTAAAGACTCATGCTGCAGAAGCATCATTCTTGCTGATG GAACAACTGAAAGAGGAAGAGAAGCTCGCAGCCCAACAGAATGAAACCTTGAAAGCAAATTATAGGAAGTTTGAATTGATAGATGGCGTCCATGAAGATGGAACAGCTAAAAAATTGGCTCATTATTAtaac ATGCGTACTTCAGATTCTTGA